From Dehalococcoidales bacterium, a single genomic window includes:
- a CDS encoding DUF4389 domain-containing protein: protein MSYPVTFKVDYPEKLSRGTLLLKVFFGWLYVGIPHGIALWFFGIGVAVVQFIAFWAILFTGKYPRGMFDFTVRYARWTNNVTAYLMFQREEYPPFSGQE, encoded by the coding sequence ATGAGCTATCCGGTAACTTTCAAGGTGGACTATCCTGAAAAGCTCTCCCGCGGCACGCTGCTCCTCAAGGTATTCTTCGGCTGGCTGTATGTCGGTATTCCCCACGGTATCGCTCTCTGGTTTTTCGGGATAGGCGTGGCCGTGGTGCAGTTCATCGCTTTCTGGGCCATTCTCTTCACCGGCAAGTATCCCAGGGGGATGTTTGATTTTACGGTAAGGTATGCGCGCTGGACCAACAATGTGACGGCTTATCTGATGTTCCAGAGAGAAGAATACCCGCCGTTCAGCGGACAGGAATAG
- a CDS encoding flavodoxin family protein, with product MKALIIYDSLYGNTEKIAKAIGEGLGEEAKVIKVSEAKAADIAPYFYIIIGSPTQRGRPTAAMKTFLDSLPDDVFKGKRLAAFDTRAKSFIVKLLGWAGTRIEAAVRAKYGNIIAPPKGFFVQGTQGPLAEGEEKRAAEWGKHLATR from the coding sequence ATGAAAGCACTGATAATTTATGATTCCCTCTACGGCAACACGGAAAAGATAGCTAAAGCAATCGGCGAAGGGCTGGGAGAAGAAGCTAAAGTCATCAAGGTGAGCGAGGCCAAAGCCGCCGACATCGCTCCTTATTTCTACATCATCATCGGCTCACCCACCCAGCGCGGCAGACCCACCGCCGCGATGAAGACTTTCCTGGACAGTCTGCCGGACGACGTATTCAAAGGCAAACGGCTGGCGGCTTTCGATACCCGCGCCAAGAGCTTCATTGTCAAGCTGTTAGGCTGGGCCGGCACGCGCATCGAGGCGGCGGTAAGGGCCAAATACGGCAACATTATCGCGCCGCCGAAGGGCTTTTTCGTGCAGGGGACACAGGGGCCGCTGGCGGAGGGGGAAGAAAAGCGCGCCGCCGAATGGGGGAAGCACCTGGCTACGAGGTAG
- a CDS encoding radical SAM protein — MKDNIVVVRPPSEADSFLLPVTIGCSHNTCTFCSTFKDVAFRLRDITDIKEHIDIVARRYDPGVRRVFLENGDAIAAPQPLLVAVLKYLKEKLPNLERVGTYAAPLSTLQKSLAELKELKALGLDIAYLGAESGDAEVLQKVKKGATPEQIIEAGRRLKQAGITTSVTVILGLGGVAGSERHAIATGQLLTAIDPHYAAALTLMLVPGAPLYEDMRRGDFALISPLQSLVELKLIIENSTFTDCFFTANHASNYLPLRVRLPEQKTDILKILDSVIISGDSARLKPEHLRAL; from the coding sequence GTGAAGGACAATATCGTGGTGGTCCGCCCCCCCTCGGAGGCCGATAGCTTCCTTCTGCCGGTGACCATCGGCTGCTCCCATAATACCTGTACTTTCTGCTCCACCTTTAAAGACGTCGCTTTCCGTCTCCGTGATATCACGGATATCAAGGAGCATATTGATATCGTCGCCCGGCGCTATGATCCCGGTGTGCGACGCGTCTTTCTGGAAAACGGCGATGCCATCGCCGCCCCGCAGCCTTTGCTCGTTGCCGTCCTCAAGTATTTAAAAGAAAAACTGCCCAACCTTGAGCGGGTCGGTACCTATGCCGCCCCTTTATCCACCCTGCAAAAAAGCCTGGCGGAGCTTAAGGAGCTGAAAGCCCTGGGACTGGATATCGCCTATCTCGGCGCGGAAAGCGGTGACGCGGAAGTACTGCAAAAGGTGAAAAAGGGCGCCACGCCGGAACAGATAATCGAGGCCGGACGCCGCTTGAAGCAGGCGGGTATAACCACCTCCGTTACCGTTATCCTGGGGCTGGGCGGTGTGGCGGGAAGTGAGCGTCATGCCATCGCCACCGGCCAATTGCTGACCGCTATCGACCCCCATTATGCCGCCGCCCTTACCCTGATGCTGGTGCCCGGCGCCCCCCTTTATGAAGACATGCGCCGCGGCGACTTTGCCCTGATATCGCCCTTGCAGTCGCTGGTGGAGCTCAAGCTCATTATTGAAAACTCGACTTTTACCGATTGTTTTTTTACCGCCAACCACGCCTCCAATTACCTGCCGCTGCGGGTGCGCCTGCCGGAGCAGAAAACGGATATACTTAAAATCCTGGATAGTGTCATCATCAGCGGCGATAGCGCCCGTCTCAAGCCGGAGCACCTGCGCGCGCTTTAG
- a CDS encoding thymidylate synthase: MDITVIKARDLSEAWFLCLCRTLQDGREYKIDRGSYAGQRRKEMDLAVVQIEFPATRPLVPDVPPGVPPPSTMDYVESYLPYLMTSHIKEGEQYTYGQYLERQIAEVIKMYQQDGFNTNQAYMAVGNEKSIDLPDPPCLRMIDTRVRDGRLNFVVYFRSWDLWAGFPSNLAAIQLLKEYMAGEIGVEDGEIVAMSKGLHLYEYAWDLAKAVVRVE; the protein is encoded by the coding sequence ATGGATATTACCGTCATCAAGGCCCGTGACCTTTCCGAGGCCTGGTTCCTCTGTCTTTGCCGCACCCTCCAGGATGGCCGCGAGTACAAAATCGACCGCGGAAGCTATGCGGGGCAGCGCCGTAAGGAGATGGACTTGGCGGTCGTGCAGATCGAGTTTCCCGCCACCAGGCCGCTCGTGCCGGACGTGCCGCCGGGCGTTCCCCCGCCCAGCACCATGGACTATGTCGAGAGTTACCTCCCTTATCTCATGACCTCCCACATTAAAGAGGGGGAGCAGTACACCTACGGGCAGTACCTGGAAAGGCAGATAGCGGAAGTCATCAAGATGTATCAACAGGATGGCTTCAACACCAACCAGGCTTACATGGCGGTGGGGAATGAAAAGTCCATTGATTTGCCTGATCCTCCCTGCCTGCGCATGATAGATACCAGGGTGCGGGATGGCAGGCTCAACTTCGTGGTGTATTTCCGTTCCTGGGACCTCTGGGCCGGCTTTCCTTCCAACCTGGCGGCTATCCAGCTGCTCAAGGAGTACATGGCCGGGGAAATAGGGGTGGAGGACGGGGAAATCGTTGCCATGAGTAAAGGCCTGCACCTTTACGAGTACGCCTGGGACCTGGCCAAAGCGGTGGTCAGGGTGGAGTAG
- a CDS encoding Sir2 family NAD-dependent protein deacetylase, with product MDNINAVADMIINSEKIVVFTGAGFSTESDIPDFRGPQGVWSKFDPDELNLPNFLRSEEIREKYWQVHRLFWEAVKDAKPNSGHYAVAGLHNMGKLDCVITQNTDGLHQKAGLPDEKVLQLHGTMHYVDCLSCGKRFPRDYAHQKMLAGEAVPRCGECKGILKPATVAYGQSLPVRETEAATDSSAGCDLFLVAGSSLVVYPAAQMPLLAKRNGARLVIINLTETPHDNYADVIIAEKTGETMSAIVARVKAKQQA from the coding sequence GTGGATAACATTAACGCCGTGGCGGATATGATCATAAACTCGGAGAAAATCGTGGTCTTCACCGGGGCCGGTTTCAGCACGGAGTCGGATATTCCTGATTTCCGCGGCCCTCAGGGTGTCTGGAGCAAGTTTGACCCTGACGAGCTGAACCTCCCCAATTTCCTTCGCAGTGAAGAAATCAGGGAAAAATACTGGCAGGTGCACCGCCTGTTTTGGGAAGCCGTCAAGGACGCCAAGCCCAACAGCGGCCACTACGCGGTAGCAGGCTTACATAATATGGGCAAGCTGGACTGCGTTATCACTCAGAACACGGACGGCCTGCACCAGAAAGCCGGCCTGCCGGATGAAAAGGTGCTCCAGCTTCACGGCACCATGCACTATGTGGACTGTCTTAGCTGCGGTAAGCGCTTTCCGCGGGACTACGCGCACCAGAAAATGCTGGCCGGTGAGGCTGTCCCGCGCTGCGGGGAGTGTAAGGGTATCCTCAAGCCGGCCACCGTGGCCTACGGCCAGTCCCTGCCCGTGCGGGAGACCGAGGCCGCCACGGATAGCTCCGCTGGCTGTGACTTGTTCCTGGTGGCCGGCTCGTCTTTAGTGGTCTACCCCGCCGCCCAGATGCCCCTCCTGGCCAAACGCAATGGCGCCAGGCTCGTTATCATTAACCTTACGGAAACACCCCACGATAATTACGCGGATGTGATTATCGCGGAAAAGACCGGGGAGACCATGTCCGCCATCGTGGCGCGGGTCAAGGCAAAGCAGCAGGCCTGA